One region of Chanodichthys erythropterus isolate Z2021 chromosome 17, ASM2448905v1, whole genome shotgun sequence genomic DNA includes:
- the or30bt1 gene encoding odorant receptor 103-1 encodes MSAGNISFKDFFIVGFPGLQREYYGTVAALLLFVYVSILVGNGIFIILFALEKCLHKPMYYVILNLVVSDILFSTTTLPKIIARYWFQAGNISFSGCFIQMYFVHYFGTVNAFILAIMAFDRYVAICNPLRYPNIVTRLNIFYLCLVVWVIGHACPLMMAIRAYPLPYCAENTIMHCYCDHISITSLACTNRALYSVPAFVFAMVVLLSPLAFIVFSYCTIIVAVLRISSAQGRLKSFSTCSPQLIIIALYFLPRCFIYLSSNIGINFSTDLRLVIIMMYSLFPPMINPLIYCLRTKDVKKSLLKRLNISINPQNNPTKVNVSTVCT; translated from the coding sequence ATGTCAGCCGGAAACATCAGCTTTAAGGACTTTTTCATTGTTGGTTTTCCTGGGCTTCAAAGAGAATACTATGGCACAGTGGCTGCTCTGCTGCTTTTTGTCTATGTGAGTATCTTAGTAGGGAATGGAATATTTATAATACTTTTTGCTCTAGAAAAATGCCTTCATAAACCTATGTATTATGTCATCTTAAATCTGGTTGTAAGTGATATATTATTCAGCACTACTACCTTACCAAAAATTATTGCTAGGTATTGGTTCCAAGCTGGTAATATTTCATTTAGTGGATGCTTCattcaaatgtattttgtgCATTATTTTGGTACAGTCAATGCTTTTATCCTGGCAATAATGGCCTTTGATAGGTATGTAGCCATCTGTAATCCCCTAAGATATCCTAATATAGTCACAAggttaaatattttctatcttTGTCTCGTTGTATGGGTGATAGGACATGCATGCCCTTTAATGATGGCAATAAGGGCATACCCTCTCCCTTACTGTGCAGAAAACACCATTATGCACTGTTACTGTGATCACATTTCTATTACATCACTTGCATGCACTAACAGGGCACTGTACAGCGTTCCAGCCTTTGTATTTGCTATGGTTGTGTTGCTTAGTCCTCTGGCCTTCATTGTTTTCTCTTATTGCACTATTATTGTGGCAGTTCTGCGTATATCGAGCGCTCAAGGAAGACTGAAGTCTTTCTCCACATGCAGTCCTCAGCTCATCATAATTGCTCTCTATTTCCTACCcaggtgttttatttatttgtctagCAATATTGGTATCAACTTCAGCACTGATTTACGATTAGTCATTATTATGATGTATAGTCTATTTCCACCCATGATCAACCCCCTCATTTACTGTTTAAGAACAAAAGATGTCAAGAAAAGCTTGCTTAAAAGGctaaatatttcaataaatcCCCAAAATAATCCAACAAAAGTAAATGTATCCACTGTGTGTACATAA